From Mytilus edulis chromosome 9, xbMytEdul2.2, whole genome shotgun sequence, the proteins below share one genomic window:
- the LOC139489182 gene encoding formin-like protein 3: MASPKSPADRQKRRIKDLDEKWKMLFNEKQRPPLYSVEKYIEYLRKFTENPPTDDSSYSKGSTRSNSSTGSSHSGTGSEQQISYLLKKLKLDLKMSYDRFLENFISSPNNGLVLLLTLLKNIQKFTRDDMKRTAREKLQSKKRAMIEELECVMCIKFCLRYRGSVKILLEVPYGLENVAEALLSSNVMARCTALEVMSKVLMEDEGFHRDLECFSYFRLKNCEPVRFKFLINMLMTAGSSAIQVSFQLCCMKFINSLLTSSPDGNTRIFLQSEVESAGLDIKSLLSSVEMKSTDEKDELRKEIIDYRNSLLDVDQLLESHETLYKLNIELQQRVFELQSQLQLSRRLQQNQEPDNIVHAYHKQQSPEPETIQGLEELDQLLDSIDSDSNHSFEVQPVTANPGPEPHIINQPIIRRGSNRNWRKSGHQFPVLKRQSKDTIVPLSYKTLNSEKSEPKHDYNQNIEPRNESGEQNKAKSEKITFIEKTRADRFLQIQKEIGLPLDVIVECVQSYDIEDIATENVKALFELLPTENEMRNILTLECDLENLGEAEQFLVQMMAVERLEEKLNIMQFVDKYQKTVDRKNKEVSQIKDCCKTVIEFKHFKSLLEIIKDYMVDNFYTTPLDFKLSFLIELESTCLEPTKWNLLETIVDEICSTHPHLLHWYKDISIEIDEKVSIKSFQLFIDETKRGIKVIETEQSKCPSDDLNKTHHSVCSRFNSFYEHFQEMDKLFNDVCVLCNENKELIEPADMLSNINTFAIRFENLVEKLPVRKLSKDITLEPFPDYMSQKENEFQKQTESKLFSQEIIESDLDTFGLNATKQMDDKERIKNWIVMTTPSQYVDPSVFVEQSYTSKNKDGEKWCNLKHQDSDSGDSAFEGSGGRCLKKYVMTKEESKQRTSSPLLTSNLTNEPPPDYPRSNSPDLVENQYDDLSSEVSRILQEFEGDLNGYETHLSSPVNRKFYTIRSIIHL; this comes from the exons ATGGCTTCTCCAAAAAGTCCAGCTGACAGACAAAAGAGAAGAATAAAGGACTTGGATGAAAAATGGAAAATGCTTTTTAACGAG aAACAACGTCCACCTTTGTACAGCGTCGAGAAGTATATTGAATACCTTCGGAAATTCACAGAAAATCCTCCTACCGATGATTCCTCCTACAGTAAAGGGAGCACCAGGTCTAACTCATCCACCGGGAGTTCACACTCTGGAACCGGTTCAGAACAACAAATTTCTTATCTACTGAAGAAGCTCAAACTCGACTTAAAGATGTCGTATGACAg atTTTTAGAGAATTTCATAAGCAGTCCTAATAACGGTTTAGTTCTGCTGCTCACATTGTTGAAAAATATTCAGAAATTTACCAGAGACGATATGAAAAGAACTGCCAGAGAAAAATTACAATCGAAAAAACGTGCAATG ATAGAAGAGTTAGAATGTGTAATGTGCATCAAATTTTGTCTCCGTTACAGG GGTTCAGTTAAGATTTTACTAGAGGTGCCGTATGGTTTAGAAAATGTTGCCGAGGCTTTACTTAGTTCAAATGTCATGGCAAGATGTACTGCTCTGGAG GTTATGAGTAAAGTATTGATGGAAGATGAAGGTTTCCATAGAGACCTAGAATGCTTTTCTTACTTTCGACTAAAGAACTGTGAACCGGTCAGGTTTAAGTTTCTGATCAACATGCTAATGACGGCTGGTTCCAGTGCAATACAAGTCTCATTTCAG CTTTGTTGTATGAAGTTTATAAATTCCCTTCTTACCTCTTCGCCCGATGGTAACACACGGATTTTTCTCCAATCAGAAGTGGAGAGTGCTGGTTTAgatataaaatctttgttatcG AGCGTGGAGATGAAATCGACTGACGAAAAAGACGAATTAAGAAAAGAAATAATAGATTACAGGAACAGTCTTTTAGATGTGGACCAGTTGTTAGAATCCCATGAAACTTTATACAAGTTAAACATTGAACTACAACAAAGG gTGTTTGAACTTCAATCACAGTTACAG TTGTCTAGAAGATTACAGCAAAACCAAGAACCAGATAATATTGTCCATGCTTACCATAAACAGCAAAGTCCTGAACCGGAAACCATTCAAGGATTGGAAGAGTTAGATCAACTACTAGATTCTATAGATTCAGATAGTAACCATTCTTTTGAAG TTCAACCAGTAACAGCAAATCCTGGTCCAGAGCCACATATAATAAATCAACCAATCATACGCCGAGGAAGCAATCGCAATTGGCGAAAATCTGGCCACCAATTTCCTGTTTTAAAAAGACAATCTAAAGACACAATTGTACCATTATCATACAAA aCATTGAATTCAGAAAAAAGTGAGCCGAAACACGACTATAACCAAAACATTGAACCGAGAAATGAAAGTGGAGAACAGAACAAAGCAAAGAGTGAAAAAATTACTTTTATTGAAAAGACTAGAGCAGACAGATTTT TGCAGATACAAAAAGAAATAGGATTGCCACTAGACGTAATTGTGGAATGTGTACAGTCGTACGATATAGAGGACATAGCTACCGAAAATGTCAAAGCATTATTTGAACTGTTGCCAACTGAAAACGAG ATGAGAAATATTTTAACCCTTGAATGCGATTTAGAAAATCTTGGAGAAGCAGAACAGTTTCTTGTACAG ATGATGGCTGTTGAGCGCTTAGAAGAAAAGCTTAATATCATGCAATTTGTGGACAAATATCAGAAAACAGTCGATAGAAAGAACAAG GAAGTTAGCCAAATAAAAGATTGCTGCAAAACCGTTATcgaatttaaacattttaagagTTTACTTGAG ATAATAAAAGATTACATGGTAGACAATTTCTACACTACACCATTAGACTTTAAATTATCATTTCTAATAGAA TTGGAATCAACATGTCTGGAACCTACTAAATGGAATCTTTTGGAGACTATAGTTGACGAAATATGTAGTACACATCCACATTTACTGCACTGGTACAAAGATATATCAATTGAGATAGATGAAAAAG TTTCCATCAAAAGCTTTCAGCTATTTATAGATGAAACGAAACGTGGTATCAAGGTGATCGAAACGGAACAGTCAAAGTGTCCATCAGACGATCTTAAT AAAACTCACCATTCAGTGTGCAGCCGATTTAATTCTTTTTATGAACATTTTCAAGAAATGGACAAACTATTTAATGATGTTTGCGTCCTTTGCAATGAAAACAAAGAATTAATAGAACCAGCAGACATGTTATCAAACATAAATACGTTTGCAATACGTTTTGAG AATTTAGTTGAAAAATTACCTGTCAGAAAATTATCAAAGGATATCACTTTGGAGCCGTTTCCTGACTACATGAgtcaaaaagaaaatgaatttcaaaaACAAACCGAATCAAAACTCTTTTCTCAAGAAATAATAGAATCGGATTTGGACACGTTTGGACTGAACGCCACAAAGCAAATGGACGACAAGGAACGAATAAAAAATTGGATTGTAATGACAACACCATCACAATATGTCGATCCTTCTGTTTTCGTAGAACAATCGTATACTTCAAAAAACAAAGACGGTGAGAAGTGGTGTAATTTAAAACACCAGGACAGTGATAGCGGGGATAGTGCATTCGAAGGATCAGGGGGACGTTGTTTGAAAAAATATGTCATGACAAAAGAAGAAAGTAAACAACGAACAAGTTCACCTCTGTTGACATCTAATCTTACAAACGAGCCTCCACCTGACTACCCAAGAAGTAACTCCCCTGACTTGGTTGAGAATCAATATGATGACTTAAGTAGTGAGGTGTCACGGATCCTTCAGGAGTTTGAAGGAGATTTAAATGGTTACGAAACCCATCTATCTAGTCCTGTCAATCGAAAATTTTATACCATTCGGTCTATcattcatttataa
- the LOC139489183 gene encoding monocarboxylate transporter 12-like isoform X2 — MAKPCEKKDEAHDLKEDAQAPDGGWGWIVLVGAVLLNLLIGGAVTTFGVLYVELLDLFHQNASKTAWVGSVANAMGLLFSPVASAMSTRFSCRSMALVGGVITSIGWITTGFMPRIEYMFITYGLVAGIGKSMANIPSIIMVGRWFDKRRSLANGLATAGAGVGTFIFAPLLEFLLRKYGFQGTMLIMSSVMLNICVCGSFFRPVPQNIKLKGSSLTGITNKVFVIDESTDFSMAADCEIPHKTPNGISNKITTNNSLIDTKYRQSNNNENKTLKSYLDYTLLSNQRFICFCISVMLATLGHSPASIMLPALAMQFNIKSKEAAFLLSITGIADIVGRITFGVICDVKIFKKNRQTLYVFAIFISGVANMCCGFASEYWHFVIYSCIFGLFAGSYNVLTPVMLVDLLGVENLASSCGLALLFQGLGFLVGPPIAGFVTDIVGDYQSGFYFAGVAMVISAIVVNLSTFCNLFTTLKKDNYEIDRDENGVNDFQFVEHIQNETKRSSDITMIKLNVRSI, encoded by the exons ATGGCCAAGCCATGTGAAAAGAAGGATGAAGCTCATGATTTAAAGGAAGACGCACAAGCTCCGGACGGCGGATGGGGATGGATTGTTCTCGTAG gtGCAGTGTTACTGAACCTTTTGATCGGCGGTGCTGTGACTACGTTTGGTGTATTATACGTTGAATTGTTGGACTTATTCCATCAGAATGCAAGTAAAACAGCTTGGGTTGGTTCAGTGGCTAACGCAATGGGTTTACTTTTCA GTCCTGTTGCCAGTGCGATGAGCACAAGGTTTTCCTGTCGCTCAATGGCTTTAGTCGGTGGCGTGATTACATCCATTGGTTGGATAACAACAGGATTTATGCCAAGAATAGAATATATGTTTATAACTTACGGCCTTGTAGCAG GTATTGGAAAGTCAATGGCAAACATTCCAAGTATTATAATGGTAGGGAGGTGGTTTGATAAAAGAAGATCGCTGGCTAACGGTCTTGCCACGGCTGGGGCAGGAGTAGGAACGTTTATCTTTGCACCACTTTTAGAATTTCTCTTGAGGAAATACGGTTTTCAAGGAACAATGCTAATTATGAGCAGTGTTATGCTTAACATTTGTGTTTGTGGGTCTTTCTTCCGTCCTGTCCCCCAGAATATCAAACTCAAAGGATCCAGTTTGACAGGGATCACAAATAAAGTATTTGTAATAGATGAATCTACTGATTTCTCTATGGCTGCTGACTGCGAGATTCCACACAAGACACCAAATGGAATTTCTAATAAAATCACAACAAATAACTCTTTAATTGATACAAAGTATCGACaatcaaataataatgaaaacaaaactttaaaaagcTATTTAGATTACACATTACTGTCGAATCagcgttttatttgtttctgtatatcTGTCATGTTAGCAACGCTTGGTCACTCACCTGCATCTATTATGTTACCTGCATTGGCAATGCAattcaatattaaatcaaaagAAGCAGCCTTTTTATTGTCCATCACTGGAATAGCAGATATAGTCGGGCGTATAACGTTCGGTGTAATATGTGACGTCAAGATTTTTAAGAAGAACCGACAGACCTTATATGTGTTCGCTATTTTCATAAGTGGTGTTGCTAACATGTGCTGTGGATTTGCTAGCGAATATTGGCACTTTGTGATTTATTCGTGTATTTTTGGATTATTTGCCGGTTCCTACAACGTTTTGACGCCAGTCATGTTGGTAGACCTTCTTGGAGTAGAGAACCTGGCGAGCTCATGTGGTTTAGCTCTGTTGTTTCAAGGTCTTGGATTTCTCGTTGGTCCACCTATTGCAG GATTTGTGACGGACATCGTTGGCGACTATCAATCAGGATTTTACTTTGCAGGAGTTGCTATGGTTATAAGTGCTATTGTCGTTAATCTATCGACTTTTTGTAATCTCTTCACTACTCTGAAGAAAGACAATTACGAAATAGACAGAGATGAAAATGGAGTAAATGACTTCCAATTTGTTGAACACATACAAAATGAAACGAAGCGGTCATCAGATATAACGATGATTAAGTTAAATGTAAGAAGTATTTGA